ACTGCCAGCTGCTCAGGCCTCAGCCGTAGCTAGAGATGCCCAGCACTCCTCAACACTCCAGGCCCAGGAGTTTGAGCACGATGGAATGCTGGTgatgctgggagcaggcagggccTGAGTTTAGCAGGGGCCACAGGTGTCCCAGAGCTTCCTGCTGTAGTGGGGCaaggggcaggggctgcaggcaggagaagTGTAGGGTCTGCCAAAGGTGCAGAGGCCCCCCGAGCCCTGAGTGGCCCCGGCGCCATAGAGGCCCCCCAGCCCCAGGGAGCCCCCAAAGGCGGGTGCTCCGGAGGAGCCCACCACGGCTtgctgggggaaggagctgaggatggggcCGGGGAAGGTGACGACGACGGGCGGTGGCTGGATGAAGGCCGTTGAGTCGGGGCACTGGCGCGCGCACAGCTCGTTGCAGCTCTCAGCGATGGGCTGGGGCACGGCAACGCTGGTTTTTGGTGGGCACAGGTCGTAGCAAGACATCTTGGTGTGAGAGAGATTTCCCTGCAAAGCAAACCTACAAGAG
This genomic window from Meleagris gallopavo isolate NT-WF06-2002-E0010 breed Aviagen turkey brand Nicholas breeding stock unplaced genomic scaffold, Turkey_5.1 ChrUn_random_deg7180001684748, whole genome shotgun sequence contains:
- the LOC104917378 gene encoding scale keratin-like, whose translation is MSCYDLCPPKTSVAVPQPIAESCNELCARQCPDSTAFIQPPPVVVTFPGPILSSFPQQAVVGSSGAPAFGGSLGLGGLYGAGATQGSGGLCTFGRPYTSPACSPCPLPHYSRKLWDTCGPC